The Salminus brasiliensis chromosome 3, fSalBra1.hap2, whole genome shotgun sequence genome contains a region encoding:
- the tmem220 gene encoding transmembrane protein 220, producing the protein MTSKGRSQAAGLLPPVWRGCNLLMSAFFALAAYVQINDPDAGLWMVGYAIPAGLCFLISCHPQITETRPWRRIADLHVMMASGFGCMLGWTLYNEGVKHIFQQEEGREFCGLMLTVLWLLLGRHSGRSGVGVLRVCTAAGITVFPVVAWAYYYIHSELRADWPSHCTTAL; encoded by the exons ATGACGAGTAAAGGCAGGAGTCAGGCGGCGGGGCTGCTCCCCCCTGTGTGGAGAGGGTGTAACCTCCTGATGTCGGCGTTTTTCGCTTTAGCAGCTTACGTTCAG ATTAATGACCCAGACGCTGGACTGTGGATG gtggGATATGCCATCCCAGCAGGGCTGTGCTTTTTAATCAGCTGTCATCCTCAAATAACAG AGACGCGTCCATGGAGGAGAATCGCTGATTTACACGTGATGATGGCCTCGGGGTTTGGCTGTATGTTGGGATGGACTCTCTATAACGAAGGCGTCAAACACATCTTCCAGCAGGAGGAAGGGAG GGAGTTCTGTGGCCTGATGCTGACGGTGCTGTGGCTGCTGCTGGGTCGACACTCGGGCCG GAGTGGTGTTGGTGTTCTGAGGGTCTGCACGGCTGCTGGCATCACTGTGTTCCCCGTCGTGGCCTGGGCCTACTACTACATCCACTCAGAGCTGAGAGCAGACTGGCCTTCACACTGCACCACCGCGCTGTAG